One stretch of Daphnia pulicaria isolate SC F1-1A chromosome 8, SC_F0-13Bv2, whole genome shotgun sequence DNA includes these proteins:
- the LOC124311346 gene encoding 27 kDa glycoprotein-like, with the protein MNYSLFLTFVLVIGQVNCVIPSVKDAHNWAGELEKAQHDFNLDSYSKQWMDECERVNGSEAIEDIRESVTALTDCISSKINIHNITEEIKEASPKGILDEVFAKYCDQISAIKKCREPVILAMQVCLSDQADQDLEIFDEAISAAVDFMCYKGGERIAIFMSENGTDCFLSNIDNIATCLNGSLPELENAIKGIQTTNTSMFDDTNCGLETKMKACVINGLKTCSDPTPANVVEGLIDSMIKKTPCYKSEANYLNTSHSYHSSALLWALATLSMVTRFMFHS; encoded by the exons ATGAATTATTCATTGTTTTTGACCTTCGTTTTGGTAATTGGTCAAGTTAACTGTGTTATACCATCTGTTAAGG ATGCCCATAACTGGGCTGGCGAATTAGAAAAGGCTCAGCATGATTTCAACCTGGACTCGTACTCAAAGCAGTGGATGGACGAGTGTGAAAGGGTTAATGGAAGCGAAGCCATCGAAGATATTCGT GAATCAGTGACGGCATTGACCGATTGTATATCGTCAAAAATCAATATTCACAACATAACTGAGGAGATTAAAGAGGCGTCTCCCAAGGGAATCCTTGACGAGGTTTTTGCAAAATATTGCGA TCAAATCTCAGcgataaaaaaatgtagagAACCAGTTATATTGGCTATGCAAGTTTGTCTTTCAGATCAAGCTGATCAGGATCTTGAAATCTTCGATGAAGCCATTAGTGCAGCTGTAGATTTCATGTGCTATAAAGGAGGGGAGCGGATAGCAA tttTTATGTCTGAAAACGGAACTGATTgctttttgtcaaatattgACAACATCGCGACGTGTCTCAATGGAAGTCTGCCTGAATTAGAAAATGCAATAAAGGGTATACAAACAACCAACACCTCAATGTTTGACGATACCAACTGCGG GTTGGAAACCAAAATGAAGGCATGTGTGATCAACGGTTTGAAAACGTGTTCCGACCCGACACCAGCCAACGTTGTTGAAGGCTTAATAGATTCAATGATCAAGAAAACTCCTTGTTACAAAAGCGAAGCAAATTATTTGAACACTTCGCATTCCTACCATTCTTCCGCATTGCTTTGGGCGTTGGCAACGCTGTCGATGGTTACTCGATTCATGTTCCACTCCTAA